In Paralichthys olivaceus isolate ysfri-2021 chromosome 12, ASM2471397v2, whole genome shotgun sequence, the genomic window TTGAATACATATTACGTCTGGATTTCTCCTGTAGGGCGGCAGTTGACAATTTTCAACACTCAAGCAACTGTCGCAATTGGAGGTAGTGATCGCAGCCGGCCCTTTCAGGGCCAACTGTCTGGCCTTTACTACAATGGCCTCAAGGTGTTGAACATGGCTGCTGAGGGTAACCCTAACATCAAGATCAACGGCAGTGTGAGGTTGGTAGGTGATGTGCCCAGTGTGGCAGGTTCAGCCAGGACCACGGCCCTGCCCCCAGAGATGTCCACAACCTTCATTGAAACGACTACCATGATGTCCACCACGACCACAAGGAAACACAGGTCCTCCTCAACTGTACAGGTATTGGCAAACTTCCATTATAACTTTACAAAAAGGGATCAGACATATGATGGGAGGCATTCTCAGTATcccttgaagaaaaaaatcaacaattAATGCAATCCAAAAGTAAAATAGCCTGCTTGAAGTTGACTTTAGACCAATGAAGAGCAACAGCCATGTGTGTTGTTGCAATTGTTGCCTTCACTTGGGGCTCTTGTTTACAAAATGCAAAGTCATATACATGTAGCTTGGCATTCAAGGGGTTAACTCAAGCACCATTACTATGCAAAGGCAGTAGACACTATTCTGCTCACGTTATTGTTGGCATATGGAAGTCACAGAAGCTAATGGTGTCACAAGCTAGACGACAGGTAGCATAATACATAGGATGCaactacagacagaaaagaTGAGGCCATTGGTAACATTGTCCTCAGGGGGGCAACACTACAGAGAAAATGACTCAGAACAATATATTAATTTACCATCCAATGAGAAATTAACTTCCATGATCGCAgccatttctgaaaatgttaacaaacaagacaaaatgtCCGAGTTTGTGAGTACCACATACATGGACTCCTCTTGACATGTTTgtatactatactatatatagTCAACTTTTCATTGGCAAACCAATCTGAGGCTTTTATTGTTGGTCAGCCATGGCAAACGTGCTTTGATACAAGAGCTTTCCGAGGCCAGTTTGTTTCGTAAGACACCCGAGAAGTTCATAAAAACTAtgacaaaaacaagaataatgacaaaatgtaatacatttttcttcaagGATCAAAGCTGAAGGATCATGTGAAGGTCTTGCTTTAACCAGAAGTCTTATTCAACAGCCTGAATCCTGATTCATCAAACAGTTTCCCTCTTATGTCCAGAAGATGATTCAGCTGCAAAGTCCTGTGTATGTCAGTAATGTTAGAAGATGCTGCCTGTTCTTGAAATAAACAGATGGATTGAATTAATCCACTGAGAATCaaatgagaggaagaaaaaaaaaaactatttatgaAAGCATGCAGATAGCACAAAGCCATTGAAATATGTAAGCTAATGTATCTGTAAGGTGCTGTGAATTTGGAGGCaagatttatattattttccGTCAGCTGTCTTCAGTGTTTCTATAAGAATGAGTCAGGAAGTttaagacaaaaagacaaaaccacTAGTCAAGTGTCACTGACCACAGAGAAAGTTCAAGGAGGACATTCACATCTGAAACCAGAGATCCTTTTTACAGATGGATCTAGGTTACCTTCCTCATATATGACCCCATTAGGGTCATGTGATATCATCCGAGccatctccatggcaactgaaCAAACCCATTTAAACTATGGGGGACACTTAAGATATTTTTGTCACAAAATTGTTTCCAAGATCAAAGCCAGGTTAAAGTCCTCACCTTCTAACTTCCTATGTACATTTCCCCTCGTCTTTTCTTGtcctctttgtgttgtgttctttgtgtttggGTATCTTTGCTGCGACTGTGACCTCCTGACGACCTACGTTGTGGCCATGAAGCACCCGTCAGATGACATAGTGTCATCCGCAGAGTGTTCGAGTGATGACGAAGATCTGGAGGAGTGCGAAACTGGCCATGCAGGTGGGCTAGGTTAGTTTGCATTTGCTTGCTTTCTTTGTGCTTTCACTCATCTCTGCACCAGAGGATAAATACGTCCTCAAAAGCATCACACCCCCATGGTTAGACAAAGTGTAACTTCATCAAAACAGCCAGCGTGGTAATCGTAAGTATTGGTAAGAAAGCTGCACTGTGCCTTAACTAATCCAAGGAAAGCTGGAtgattaaatgtaaagtgcaaATTCAAATAACAGTGCAATTATTATGTTGCTAGTTGAGACCAGTAACAGAGAAGGTAATTAATTAATATCATGAGCTACACTTGCACATGGGGTCTTCCAAAGTAGTTAACATGGTCACCAGTGCACATACAGATTTTGTCTGCTAAGAGGAATAATGAGGGTTAGCACATGTCATCATTAAAGTGCAAAATCTGAATGATGGTGAACCATGTTCTCTGCACTGATGCTGCAACATGTGTTTGAGTCCATCCACTGCTCTGCAAACTTTCAtctttaaaataacacacatttGACTGTGtctttaaaaatctaaaatcttttCAGCTAAATATTCAGCGTGTTGTCTCGACCAcattgatacatttttatttttcatttacattttttttttccatatttagAGGCTTGTGTTACTTGTAATAGAGAACAGATATCATTGAATTTCTGTGTACAAGCTTCATTTCTTTTCGGGTCATACTTTTGCTTTTTTAGGTGTACTtgttattctgtcttttttgaATCAAAATATTTCAGGAAAATTCTAAAATGTTCCAGAATTATGATACCTCAATAAATTTGAAAGAATTTGGGAATTTCCGtatttgaatttttaattataaattaaaaataggccctttctttctttctacatATTTTACTTACAAACATAGTTTTaagaaataatgtttatttgatTGCTCTCAtaagtttttttcttcataaaaTCCAATCGAGTAGCTTTAACTCATCTATgcaccaaagtgctgctgttgGGTGTAAATATTTTGTCATTCTCTCTAGTAATATGTCATATCACAATCAAGACAGTAAAGGACAAAGATTTAATATCatataaaattataattatacattCTATTTCTCAGACTTTTAGCTCAGGAATATTTTTCTTCTAATTTGATGAAGCTGTGTTAACAAAGCTAGATGGAATGATTGTGAGTGAATGCCCCTCCATGACAGGTAAAGAAGaatgtttgctttattttaGGGAACATTGTCCAATtgttatttcccttttttatttgttatttgtctcGATTCTTAATGATAACATTTTGACACATGCTGGCTGAGAGTCTTAGTGCTGTCTGCCGGCTTCTCGTTGATGAAGGCCATTCCCAAATTTTTTCAAAGAGCGCAAAAGGTTGCGGTGTCGACAGAATCAAAGCTGTGCTGTTTAGCCTGAGATTCACACTGGGATTTgtgaagaaagacaaagacagggCCCCAGTCATCCAGTCATGTGTTTACACAGAAATTCACACCATTCTAACACCTAACATCATGTTGACGTTGACAGTGGCATGCTTTGATTTCAAGTTTCCTTTGTTCTTTTTGGGAGTCACTGCTATATCCTGTTTAGgttttctatttctctcttgtttttgtGACATGATTGCCGTCTATTCGCCATTTATCCAGAaacacatttgtgtattttggtcTTATCATGTGTGGCATGATGTTTTGGTGGGTGTTAATCGTTTCCACATATAGTCTGGAGTACCATGTGGCTTTGTACCATGCAGCTTTTAATaataacatctttttttttccgaAGCAaatgaaaaggcaaaaaaatgttttcttgccatcAATGTTTTTTGTCTTGGACATGAAAACTTCCTATATGACAAACAGCTATAGATAAAAAGTGATGTACGATCTTAATTCTTTAATCCCTCCCTATTTTACTCCTTTACTTCATTTTAACATATTCCAATGTGGATGgcaaaaaaagattatttttgcCACAAATTCTTGTCTTTCCACTTTAATTTCCATCATATCATAATTTTGTGAACTCTAAAGATCTCTCTTCAGGGTCACTTCTTTGCATGCTGTTTGAGGCTTGACACCACCATGCCACCCCttcacacccccaccccctaaCATTTAGACCAACTTGGTTGCTTTGTCTGCACTCCTGTTTAAGttggaatttattttaaaatatttttcttgttttgtttgggcGGTCGTAGCGTCATCAAATGTCTTGGAATGTCGTCTTACCCACACtgcatttatttagtttgtgtgGCTGTTTGGAGAAGTTATCCAGTGATTCTGTGCTCTGTTGTGAATCCGTCTTCTCACAGTTTATTTCATAAGATGGCAATGAGCCCTAAAACTTTTGAATGATGAACAAGTACACAAGTTCTAATTCATTCAACATGACCTCAGTAGAAAAACACCCATGGCCAATAATGCACATAAAACACATGCTGACACAGTCACtgacaatatacagtatataataatacaaaccTATTTAACAAGATactgttttaaaatgcagtttcaaataaacaaaaatcacaaatctTTATGTCTGCAGTAAACCTGCTAAATCATAAAAAGTGTGTCCACAATTCCCTTTCAGGTTGTTTCCTCTTAAAGAActgaaatgctttaaaaaaaaatgggagCAAAACTTCCCATCATTTGGTATTGCCAACAAACAATGTTTTggttccacaaaaaaaaaaaaaatcccattatcaatcaACACAGAGTGACACACCTCAAACCTtatataaactgaaaaaaaacactgtcctATGTAAGGCGCCCTCTTAGTTGAAATGAACCTCCTCAgtgataaattatattttatattatatccCCCTGTATACCtcggggaaaaaaatcaatattctCAGCCAACACATGAAGACAATATTTGCACTGAGACAAAAACACCAGCGAGGTAACACTATAGCCACACACTAATTAGTAACAATGGcctgaatgtgaaatgtgaaaggaGTCACTCATAGTGACGACCCTACAGAGAATTATCACTGCACTCTGCAGCTTCCCCGAGAGACAGACACTAACCATTGAACACACTGGACTGTTAGCAGTTAAAGAGCCAGGTGATTCTGTCAGGAGTAtgaacagagacaaaacacTCTGATAAAATGTAGTGAATATTGGTTTTCTATTTATCAGGAGGACCACAAACACAACGCCAAGGTATTAATAATGCAACATAATGACTGACTGTGATAAGGCGCACACACAGGAGATCAGTATTATGACCTTATTAGCATGATAAGGCCATGAAATACAGTTAGATAGCTGAGACATTTATTACAGCTTCTCTGCCAATgtctttacaaaataaatggtTTCATTATCAGCGGCACAGTCACACTAACTCAGTCATGAGTGCCTTAGCATCCTAGACATATCAGGCCAATGAGTTCCTTACAGTGACGAACATCTACCTACTAAatccacaaacgtctgtctgtatgtggaacacacTCGTTTTGTTGCCGCTATGCTTTACAATGAGCTGCATTACATagcttttattatgaaaagttgtaaacttgggtctgaagattgctCAACAGACAGCTGAAATAGCTGAcatgtattttatgaaaaataactGGCCTACAGTACCTGTTTTTTCTTGCATGTAAataatacagaccatttaccttTGACAACATTGACAAACAAGTCATTCATTAACAGACAACTGATAGCACCTTTATCCATAGCAAGAGGTTTCtaagtaattaattaatcaatcatTTAACTACCCACTTAATAGCAATATAATCTGCCTTACACACAAATTGTGTTGGTGAACCGGCCCTAttaataaatcaagtgagacATCCACCAGTATAGACCATTCCCTACAGCCCACCATGAGGTTTATGCATTTCCTGCCTACTGTTCAATCACTAGTCTCTACTCATCTTCACTTGCGCATTGAGGTGTCAGACATGTGCCATCTTATGGAATTCTTCTCTGATTCAAATTTTGACCTACGTGGAAAAAACACATGTAGGTTGCATTTGATAAAATATTAAACTCATGTCAAAAGACACATGGGGTTAAAGCTGGTATCCATAATATTCTTCAGTCAATGAATGTTTATGTATCTCTCTAAATTGTGAAGTAATCCTTAAACTAAAGCATTAAACAAACCGCAGCCtgagtgctgctgctctgataCTGGTTTACCGTTCTGATGGTGCATCTGTGCGGTGTTTCCATGCCCTCCGCATGTGCAGTAAATTAGGCATTGTTAACTTTTTTATGTTGTAATAATGCCATTatataatgacatcatcatgccCTATCTATAGTCTAGGATGTAATCCTATTGTATGCAGAGTGCAGAGGTACCCGCAAAAAGGCTTTTACATAACACCACCAAATGTGACAGGGAATGATTTTCTGATCATGATCAAATAGTAAAAGCTTTATATTGCCTCCCTAGATCTATTGTTTGCAGAGATACACTGTATGGACTAAAGTATTGGGACACACCTCTTAATCATCTAGTTCAGGTGTTTCATTCAGTCTCATTGCCATTGGTTGGACTGGGCCACTTAGTTCCAGTGATGGGAGATCTTGATGCTTCAGCTTACCAAGATATTCTACAATTCTATGCCTCCAACTTTGTGGGAACAGTTTGGTTAAGGCCATTTTCTGTTCCAGCATGACTCCCTTGTGCACAAAGCAAGGTTTCATAAAATCACAGTTGGGTGAGTTTGCTGTGGAAGAACTTGACAGGCCCACACAGAGCCCTGATCTTAACCCCCTCATACACCTTTGGGAGGAACTAGAACAGAGATTTACCAACCAGGCCCTCTCGTCTAACGTCAATGTCTGACCTCACAATGCTCTTCTGGATGAATGGGCAAAAGATTAGAAGCTGTTATAGCTGCAAGGGGGAACCAACTATATATTGATGCCTGTGGACTTAGATTGGATGTCATAAAAGCTCCTGTAGGTGTAATGTGTACGAGTCCCAATACCTTTGTCCATTTAGTGTATCTTGAAAAATTTATTTTtagatcatgttttttttgtttgtccttgAACTTGACCTCTAATTGATTAGCTCCAAAACTGAATCTGTAGATAGCCTCTACAGAAACATTCCCACCAAGTTTGGTTATAATCTGTCCCTGTTGAACTATTttgtacaaacacagacagacggagtGAAAACAATACCCTACTTCTGGCTACCTCACTTTGTAAAAAGTTGGACCAACTATAAACTGCTGTTCAGAAATATTCATGAACTGACATGTTGCTTCTCACCTTTCATGGTTGGATGATGGCGGTAATTGAAGCACTacatattcagtgtttttattttcgtGCATCAAATTCAAGCACTCCCATCAACCCCCTGATTTGGAGCCAGGTTCCCTGGTTGGAACAGGTTTTAGCTTTGGCAGGTTTGGATAAACTACAAGCTGCCACCTTTGGAGCATGCCCTCCACTAGTGCACAGTGTTTATGGATATCAGCATTAAGCTTGTCTTTGACTCTTCATCCTACTTTGAATCCTAAATAAACTGCATTCCACATGTAGCACATAACACAGTATTAccaatatttgtttgttttgtgttttcagtttcccCCACTGCTATGAGTTAATCCTGAGCTGTGTCCCAATTGCATACTGCATACAAAATCTTACTTGGGTTTtctgggtggggggggttggaGTAAGCAGTGCGTTCATACTACAAACTGGATTCACTTAATGAGTGCGGTGATAATGGATACTATTGTGTCCAAGGAGAGAACTGACCGTAGCTTTACAAAGTTGCAGTTGGACAGTCTGCATGCATGTTTAATCACATCACGGTTCTTGCCAGTTCAAACTTTCACATGACCTCAGTAATCAATTGGTTTTTATAGCAATGGGATTGGGACACAGTGTCCGTCTCCTAATTTTATAACATCGGTCAGCCTTACCTGCCCTCAGTttgctgtgttgtttcttttctaCTCTCCCTAAATGCAACTTACTTTAAGCATGCATCAACATCCTGCAGTACGACTAAAACGAAACCAAAAATGAATAATAGTAACCCATTCTCAGCCAGTACCGTCTCCCTCTAATGTACACCCAGACTGCACGGCCGGTTCATGTTTAAAGACTAACATTACAGATTTGTCATCCAGAAAGGCATGAGAGAGGAGCCCGTCCTCGAGTCGAGTGCCTCTCTCACCGTGTCTGTTTCCTATTGTGTGCATCTGGTTGTAGTGTGTGCAAAATTTTAAATGGCTTTGTTCTTTCATCTTAACACATATCATTTGGTAGTTTTAACTGGTCATACTTTTTGCATTTATCCAATTGATCGCTGGCATTTTGGTTCTGATTATGGTTTTTGGCTTATTAAgtatgtttggtttgtttttttgtcaatcAGATAATATTCAAATGACAGTGTGGAATATTTTTTGATATAATTTGACTTTGTGATTTGGAACTACTTCAGTGACTAACTTGTGCGTTTTATTCCCTCCAGTACTATTTCGTGGCAAATATTGaatcgaaaaaaaaaaaaggaaaaggtcaAACATATGCGCAATCATCTCAACCactggtgtttttttaattgtaagcCCAAGCCCACAAATTAGTAGATGAAGCAGTTCCAGATCTACTTCTCACATACCTTCCATTTCTTTCAGATTTCTTTAACAAATTAATCTTTGCTGAATAATATTTTGACTgtaagacaaaaaacaaatgaattgcATGGCTAAGAAGTTGCAGTTTAGGGTTTGTCAGACTTGTCAGTGTTAGAtttcttctgttcttttctgtagATGGGCATGTATATTGCTCATTGTTTGTATATCCCCATCCCTTCCTTACAGCCAAAAGCTCTAATGCCGCCCGACCGCTTCGTACTGCCTTTACATGGACATGGCAACTGACTTACACTGTCACCCTCATCACCCTCATTTCCTATGTAGTGTGTTCATAGGTCCCACCCCTTCTTCACCTTCTCCCTTGTCTTTAGagatatgaaaatatgaaagtCATCTATCCATTCTACACTAAAGAACAAATGACAATTTAAGCAAAAACTGTAACATGAATAGATTTTAGATAATATTGAAGTCTattgcaatgaaaaaaaaatgtagatacacatttttttgtaaaaggAAATTATTTaccaggaaaaagaaaaacacagaaaaaaaaacagaattatggtgtttattttttatgttatgtGGTGTGGATGTATGTGTTGTTGCCTCCCTGTACCGTCATGTTTTAAGATAGAACACACTCTACAATGGATAAAAATGATATTTAACGGTACCAAGTGGCTATCCAACAGTCTTACACAACCTTTCCTTTGTAAATTCTTTTCTTCATGCCTAAATCATGCGGGCAATTTGTTGATGTAAGTTGACAATATACAATACATATATTTTCCTTCTTGttgaattgtttgttttggtctttgTTTTGAAGATGCAGTTTGTAAATTGTGAGGAATGTTCATTCTAATGTATCTCACACTTAAAGCAAAGTGTGTAATCGACACCCTATAGactcaatgaaagaaaaatcaagaaTTAAATGAACCACTTAAAGAATAAATTACTATGACattaaatgcacaaaaaatacttttgtaTCAGTACCCAATATTAATTGACATTCCtgttgaattttcatttttttaaatacagttactaattttttctttacaaacacaaaatgttacATGTACTACTTCTAAGAAATATTGATTAAATCTGAGAAGATGTGCTCTCACAAACATCCGTGCAAAGCAGCACTTTTCCAAGATTTCAAACTGCATCTTCGATCAAGCTGTGAAAACTGACAACTGAATCTTTaattgtgtgttattgtttgaaATCATAGAATAAAATGGCATTTGTTTGATCTACGGAGTTGTGTGCTTGTGAAtgtatgtgttgtctttgtgtgacaATATGTCGGTTAcgtattccttttttttttttattgttatggaGTCTGGAATGTGCAGCAAAGATTCAGTATGCACATGCTTGATGGCAGTGGATATTTTTCTTGTCGATGGTAAAATGAATGTTCACTCCAATGGCACCTCCATGATAAGTCAATCAAACGTTTCACTTCAACATGGGTTTTCAGCGTCTTTTAATCCTTGTGTCAAGTTAGAAACAAGAGTTGCATCCGGCCGGCACTGAAAGAAGCCATGCTGGTGTGAAAACACACCATTTGCACTCTCAACACTTAATACAAGATATGCAAAGTCTGAGGAGAAGAATTTCTGGTAAATGGATGAAAAAATATCAAGTGTTACAGTGCATCGTAATTACAATGTTAAAATTTCAGTCTTTTCCAGACTCTTTGTTGTTGCAAATTTATTAAGCCATGATTGAAGGTATTAGTCCATTCTGACCACTTTGTAGCAGCCACGCCTGATGGGCCATCATGTGGTTTTCATAGAAGACAACATCATTATTTAGAATCAAGTCAAACTAGATACTAGAATTATTTTTGCTTTGCCACAGTGACCACATGAAGCAAGGAATACTCAGTAATTCAGTTAACTTATTTTACATGCTGCTGTAATATCATTAAGCTCCAAATACCAACGCACTAATTGGTTTGACAATTGCTATTTGTTAGAAATTACCAACAATGTTTTTGCACTGTACATACAAAGTTGGCGAGCACAAAGAAACTTTCATCAGCAAGACTTTGAAAACTGTTCAAGCTGCATAATTAAACcgaagtttgtttgtttgatgagCAGGTACATATCTGAAATTGATTTGTAAGGTTATTTTCTAACTGTAAGTCCAGTAGTTCATAAGGAGTGAGCATTCAGGTGACTTTGTCTAGACCTTAAGGTTAAGTTACAACAGGTTTTTCTTGGTCACAGAGCTGCTCTTagggaaaaaaagcaatcaaGGAGAAAGGAGGAAACCAGAATATGTGATGACTAGTGTTCCCTGTTTGCTGGTTAATTGACCTTTCACCATCTGGAATGCCTTGGTGATGCAAACATGAACTAATGTGGCCTGATTCATGAAATTTAAATCTGACTTACAATCAAACTAGtatgcagaaatgtgttttgtggtGAATGTTAGGTCATGATtatgaatcatttgttttaatttctaaaTTCAGATGATTTGCACATGGCAATAAGGGCagattactttttatttaatcattggGTTCATAACTGATTTAATGAATGAACTTGCCTGCGATGTGCATCCCATTTTAAATCAACCCCACTTGAAATTGGAGATCTGTATCAAGATGCAGCGGTTttcctcatctttctctttttcacgTACAATTTGAGGTGAAGTGGCCACACAGCCAAAGAACAGCTCTGCATCTGAGAAATGTTTGTAGAACTATAACTGCAGCGGTCTGACctgtgaaagaaaacaagaggtTTAAGATGATGTGAGAGCCACTGAGAAGTGACGCTGCTGACAGCATGTCCTTTCTTTTAGGATATAATCTGTTTTAACAATACATTTATCTAATTTAGTGTTGCTGCTCATTCTTTCAAATTAGAGTTGTTcttaatattcacattttatttaattattaaatgaaaggaaaaacaaaaggaatagCATTGACAATCTCTATCTGTTGACTAAAACACTTTAAACCCTTTGAGTTCAGCTTGAATATTTCCTGTAATTAAGCAACCTACTGCAGAATAAACAATccgcttcctgtttacacacgTCTAGTGTACATAAATGGTCACGTGATATGAgttttcaggcgtgttagtGTAGACAGAGATCATTTCTGATATAGAACACTGTttgatatgaaaatgagaaaggaTAAGATATACCCAGAGTGAGCATGTTGACCATAAAGTAAACTTTGCTCTATCTTTCTGGCTCATCCTCGCAGAACTCTTAAACCTTTTGAAATTTATACTAGAAATATGTCACTTTACTTTTGATATGCCAggtttattgattgattttggTTTTAGTCATtgcctgctgtgttttcttgtcCAGATGTGTCTAATATTGCATATTTCATAAAACTCCCATGCTGCCTActaacctgtctgtctctaacccCAGGAGCTGAGTTAGTCATCCCAGAACTTGAGGATCCATTAGCGCACCCCTCTGTAGCTCCTCGTGCACCCTTCATTCCCACTCCCTCAACCCACCACCCACTCCTCACCATTATTGAGACCACCAAAGAGTCCCTGTCCAAGGCCACTGAGGCGGGGGTACCTTGCTTGTCGGACCGAGGCAGCGatgattgtgatgatgatggCTTGGTGATATCGGGGTATGGCTCTGGGGAAGCATTCAAGTCTAACCTGCCCCCTACTGATGATGAAGATTTTTACTCGACCTTCTCCTTGGTAACAGATAAGACCTTGTCCACGTCAGGCTTTGAAGGTGGCTACAAAGCTGACACGCCCAAGACTTTTAGACCTAACAAACCTTCAGTCTCCAGACGCAGTAGGACTACCGCTACCGCCATACTACTAACCGCCGACCAGAGCCGCACCACCGccacatctgcctccaccgCAACCCTCCACAATGCTCCGGCCAAACAGCCGGCCGGCAAAATGAATAACCGCGAGCTAAAACCCCAGCCCAACCTAGTGTTGCTTACATTGCCCACATCCTTTGAGGTAGACAGCACCAAGCTGAGGGGCCCATTAATAACCTCCCCAATGTTCCGTAATATACCCACAGCACACCCCACAGAGCCGGGCGTCAGGCGAGTTCCAGGGCCCTCGGAAGTGGTCCGTGAATCTAGCAGCACCACCGGGATGGTCATCGGAATAGTGGCGGCCGCTGCCCTGtgcatcctcatcctcctgtaTGCCATgtataagtacaggaacagGGATGAAGGCTCCTACCAGGTGGACGAGAGCAGGAACTACATAACCAACTCAGCTGTGCAAAGCAATGGCACTGTGATGAAGGACAAACAGCAGAGCTTGAAAGGCAGcaacaagaaacagaaaaataaggATAAGGAGTAttatgtgtgactgtgagaCTTTGATGAACACAAGTGAATGAAGGAAGAAAGCACTAAGAGAACATTTACTTATCAGTTTCCTTGCGAGGAGCTATGACAAATGATGGTATTAACATGGAACTTGAATAATCTTATACTGTGCTGAGTAGATGAACTGATGAAATGTACTGTAATATAAAGCACACTTACTATTGTAAGCATAACGACAAGGCTAAATAGCAACTTTAGAGATCTTACACTTCTATCTGGTCAGAGACGTTATCAGTATAGAAATATTTCACAGCTACACCATTCTCCTAAGTGACTTTTAGAGCTATGTGATCCTTggcattaaacaaaaaaaacctttttgtaAAATTCTTAATGGCAAAAGGCTCATAATCTTCTACATTTTCAGCATGTAAGCAACATGTAGTGCTTTAAAACGAGAGGGTCAGGCACATGATc contains:
- the nrxn3a gene encoding neurexin 3a isoform X12 — encoded protein: MHPMGALHLRGPMKGTPGCQAPGSITLYQKTWVVWLILGCIAMSAKQGVSLSWRSENSVTTRSRVAAASYARAEPHHQHVMRHRSSPPISMYRPSASLKSGHAGTTYIFGKGGGLITFKWPANERPSTRADRLTVGFSSSLKDGILVRIDSAPGLGDYLMLHIQQGKIGVTFNIGTIDISVQESSTPVNDGKYHVVRFTRNGGNATLQVDNWSINEHFPTGNSDIERYQMANKKIPFKYARPVEEWLQEKGRQLTIFNTQATVAIGGSDRSRPFQGQLSGLYYNGLKVLNMAAEGNPNIKINGSVRLVGDVPSVAGSARTTALPPEMSTTFIETTTMMSTTTTRKHRSSSTVQHPSDDIVSSAECSSDDEDLEECETGHAGGLGAELVIPELEDPLAHPSVAPRAPFIPTPSTHHPLLTIIETTKESLSKATEAGVPCLSDRGSDDCDDDGLVISGYGSGEAFKSNLPPTDDEDFYSTFSLVTDKTLSTSGFEGGYKADTPKTFRPNKPSVSRRSRTTATAILLTADQSRTTATSASTATLHNAPAKQPAGKMNNRELKPQPNLVLLTLPTSFEVDSTKLRGPLITSPMFRNIPTAHPTEPGVRRVPGPSEVVRESSSTTGMVIGIVAAAALCILILLYAMYKYRNRDEGSYQVDESRNYITNSAVQSNGTVMKDKQQSLKGSNKKQKNKDKEYYV
- the nrxn3a gene encoding neurexin 3a isoform X14, which produces MHPMGALHLRGPMKGTPGCQAPGSITLYQKTWVVWLILGCIAMSAKQGVSLSWRSENSVTTRSRVAAASYARAEPHHQHVMRHRSSPPISMYRPSASLKSGHAGTTYIFGKGGGLITFKWPANERPSTRADRLTVGFSSSLKDGILVRIDSAPGLGDYLMLHIQQGKIGVTFNIGTIDISVQESSTPVNDGKYHVVRFTRNGGNATLQVDNWSINEHFPTGNSDIERYQMANKKIPFKYARPVEEWLQEKGRQLTIFNTQATVAIGGSDRSRPFQGQLSGLYYNGLKVLNMAAEGNPNIKINGSVRLVGDVPSVAGSARTTALPPEMSTTFIETTTMMSTTTTRKHRSSSTVQHPSDDIVSSAECSSDDEDLEECETGHAGAELVIPELEDPLAHPSVAPRAPFIPTPSTHHPLLTIIETTKESLSKATEAGVPCLSDRGSDDCDDDGLVISGYGSGEAFKSNLPPTDDEDFYSTFSLVTDKTLSTSGFEGGYKADTPKTFRPNKPSVSRRSRTTATAILLTADQSRTTATSASTATLHNAPAKQPAGKMNNRELKPQPNLVLLTLPTSFEVDSTKLRGPLITSPMFRNIPTAHPTEPGVRRVPGPSEVVRESSSTTGMVIGIVAAAALCILILLYAMYKYRNRDEGSYQVDESRNYITNSAVQSNGTVMKDKQQSLKGSNKKQKNKDKEYYV